The region GTGGCCAGTAGGACATCCAGCCACAAAACTACATTCCAGCCCAACAAAATAACAAAGTTCCTTGCAGTCAACTAGGGCAGAACCCTGAACAGAGAGTAACATCAAACTCAATCGTCAGACattacgggggtggggggagcagcatTACCACTTCCAGCTTGCTTTTGGGGACCCGGCAAATGCAGTTTGTCCCAAAATTGGTGTCCCGTGTCTGAATGCACCGCAGGCAGCATAAGTTCTCGTAGCCCTGCTTTTTCCATTTTGCGATCAGGTTTTTATCTGCGTAGCCTTCCTTAATACAATATTCATAGAGTTCTGTCAAAAAGATGGGGAAAGGGCATCAGACCATGGTGTAACAAAGCTCCCCCAACCCATCACTACCCACCTGTTAAAAAGTatttagtggggagggtgtagctcagtggtagagcatgtgcttagcatgcacgaggtcctgggttcaatccccagtacctccatcaaagtaaataaataaaaacctaattaccctacCCCAAAAGTATTTAACCAGTACTGCCCCCTTGCCCCTTTTTGATGGCAAGAAAAGTGACATTTCCTGAGCTTGCAAGAACTACTTAAATTTGAAAGCCACTCAAGTTGGAAAGGCCAAGAGAATCTGTCCAGGTACCTCTGCTTATAGCTTTCCGCTTATAGAAGAGGTCGAAAATATAGCGGGTTTTCTGGTGGTGTATCCTGAAGATGGGCCACAGAGATtccacttttctctttccctcatgAGGCTCTGTTTCAGCTGGGGAGGAAACACatgtgtttgttttggtttgggagACAGGGTTGGTCTGCACAGGATATagtggttttttttaataagaagggATAAAGAATAAATCctacttcatacccactaggatagCCATCATCACACCTTTTGCATGTAAACACTCTCCCTCCAAAAAGTCATCCCTTAAAACAGGAAGACTTATCTTCAGGGACTCATTAAATATTTCCTATTACAGCAATCTCCAAGTTCCTTTATTCTGAATAAGGACCTGTTTGGGGAAGAAACCTCCTAGCCCAAAATGCCCTTGATTACTGCAAGTTCTAGGAATCTAAGAGAACTACCTGATGCAATCAGcttcaaaaaaaaaggaagcaaagtaGTTTACAACTCACTTAGTAGTTGTTGCTGGAGGTATGACTTAATAATAAAGGTTAGATTAGTTaccaaaaacctcaaaaaaaaaaaaaaagattgctttaAAAAGCAATTCAGTAAATGTCTATACTGCGATTATAAAGCCAACAGATGCTTATGGCTTCAGATAAAATTTCCCCGAACTGTCCACTACACTGATTTATAAAATGCAGGATCACACAACATTTAGAGGGAAGTGAAGGTGGTGCATTCTGGAAAACTGGCAGATGATGCAAAAACAAAGTGATGATGAAAACAATCAGAGACTCACGAGAAAAATCtacataaaaatgtttcaaaaaatgtgAAAGTGAAAACAGGCTTTCCCAAGTAAATGTACCTTGTATGACTTCAAATATACCTCCAACAGAGTAAATAATTATAGGTAGACTATTGCATCTATACTCCCTAAAACTTTTACTTAAGTTGGCCCCAAAACACTTTTGAGGGCTTTCTGTGAGTACTATGTGACGTTCTGGCATTTCTGGTGCTCTTGTGAGTTAATACGCAAACAAAGCCCGTCAGCGTCAGGAGGCCACGGTGGTACTGCCTGTCACTTCCCACGTGTAGCTGCATTTGTGCCTGGCCCCTGGGGGCATCTAAGCCGgagagcctgggacacagcccacTGAGGCAAGAACTCCTCCACTCACCTTCTCTCATCTTTTGATCTAATTCATCCAATGTTGGCTCAATCAACTCCCAGCCATCTGGGGGAGCTTTCCGGCTTCTTTTGACTTTAGGCATTTTTTCCCTGGAAGATAACTTGCAAAGATCTGTGGGGAAAAAATTACATGAATTGGTTTCTGAGCCTCAGGTCCCCAAAGGACTTCACAAGCCACAACTTTGGTGTACATTCATATCCCtaaatctgtttcctcatctgtaaaatagggataataaaatCTACTTCACAGGATCATTGTGAAgacttaattataaaattatacataacatGAATACACACATAACACTTAATGTGTGCTTAATAGATTTTTGCTGTTACTAACTGACGTCAACTATGAGCCGGTCCCTTTCCCTGTACTGGAAATACAGAACAAACAATAAGATACAACCTCTATTCCTGAGAAGGTGATATTTcaacaaggaaataaaaaatgaaaagagaattaCAATACAGTGTGAGGTAGACTATGACTGGGAGAGGAGAGATGAgggtttaaaaatggaaagacagtGTAAAACCAAAGTACCTTAGGACTTGTTTCCCAAAAGTGTAACAGAAAGATCTCTGGTCTCTTCAGTTATAGGTTTAGGTTCTTATCCAGCTCTACCAATTACTCTGTGATTTGGGGGAGGTCACATTCGCTCTGGTTCTGTCTTGTCTGTAAAACAAGAGCAGTGTATTAGCCTGACTGCCGAGATCTCTTTTAAACTCAACCAACACACTACATAAAGGCAAGTCACGTAAAGCCATGTAAACCCCATCCAAATTTACATAGCAAGTCATTTTTCAAACCACATAGTATTTACCTGCTGGCCAAGAGAACTCAGGTTAATTATTTATCTTTTAGCAATGCAGACTCCTCTCTCCCAAATTCATTCAGTTCCTCCCTACTATAGGGTGCCTGACAAGTTTTTAAAGCCCCGCCCCATCCTCTTTCCATGAGCTCTTCCTAACAATCCTACTGATGAGGAATCAGACTACAAGAGGTAAATTCGGGGTCGCACACAATTGGGAACTAACAAGAGTCTGGGGGCTTCTGACTCCCAAATCAGGGATCTTTGCACTTGTCTCCCCTGCACTGAAACTAGAGATGGATGGAATCCGGTTCCTGTCCCATAGCGCGCGGGCTGAGAGGACAAACACGGGAATGACCA is a window of Vicugna pacos chromosome 18, VicPac4, whole genome shotgun sequence DNA encoding:
- the BUD31 gene encoding protein BUD31 homolog, giving the protein MPKVKRSRKAPPDGWELIEPTLDELDQKMREAETEPHEGKRKVESLWPIFRIHHQKTRYIFDLFYKRKAISRELYEYCIKEGYADKNLIAKWKKQGYENLCCLRCIQTRDTNFGTNCICRVPKSKLEVGRIIECTHCGCRGCSG